From the genome of Phalacrocorax carbo unplaced genomic scaffold, bPhaCar2.1 SCAFFOLD_370, whole genome shotgun sequence, one region includes:
- the STK19 gene encoding inactive serine/threonine-protein kinase 19, whose amino-acid sequence PPSSPQPPRAPGPWRRRCPPQPFAEIARLAAVQEGTVVRCIQRLEETCREVRQAARLVGEPALAAKMEAAAAMIKRDIVFAASLYTHPAPLWLHVGQSGPPPRLHVALSEVPPPPRVIIPRLGVGRRKRRDAIRRGRRRYRGGAGGGRRPPPLPPPPHGPPPPPPLRHVRGQEAPRGAAAGEEPRLDGSPGAVEAALGAVAALFPRGLFGDALPPLVLRHQLYSLVSDRTAVDRHLNRLRDEGRIRLLHLGLGPDTLGVVFTEPYKEKVLAAVAGTPRAALVRRFLDAAVGACPELSYEQGQMRALGFGDGDVTQLVAAGVLTVRDAGSWWLAVPGVGRFIRAFVRGRQALLGVVRRARHRELPLGELRQRRPPPGARLGVTYLLHDLLGAQLLRSVPTTSGPMLRLAES is encoded by the exons gccccccagcagcccccagcccccccgagcccccgggCCGTGGCGACGGCGCTGCCCCCCGCAGCCCTTCGCCGAGATCGCGCGGCTGGCGGCGGTGCAGGAGGGGACGGTGGTTCGCTGCATCCAGCGGCTGGAGGAGACGTGCCGGGAGGTGCGTCAGGCCGCCCGCCTCGTGGGCGAGCCCGCGCTGGCCGCCAAGATggaggccgccgccgccatgatCAAGCGCGACATCGTCTTCGCCGCCAGCCTCTACACCCA TCCGGCCCCCCTCTGGCTGCACGTGGGTCAGTccgggccccccccccggctgcaCGTGG CCCTTTCGGAAgtcccgcccccgccgcgcgtCATCATCCCGCGCCTGGGGGTGGGAAGGCGGAAGCGGCGTGACGCCATCAGGAGGGGCCGGCGCCGGTACCGTGGAGGCGCTGGGGGGGGTCGCCggcccccgcccctccccccccccccccatgggccgccgccgccgcctcctttGCGACACGTTCGAGGCCAAGAGGCGCCGCGTGGAGCCGCCGCGGGGGAGGAGCCGCGGCTCGACG GCAGCCCCGGCGCGGTGGAGGCGGCGCTGGGGGCCGTGGCCGCGCTGTTCCCGCGGGGGCTCTTCGGGGACGCGCTGCCCCCCCTCGTGCTGCGCCACCAGCTCTACAGCCTCGTCAGCGACCGCACGGCCGTGGACCGGCACCTG aaccGCCTGAGGGacgagggccggatccggctGCTGCACCTGGGGCTGGGCCCCGACACGCTGGGGGTCGTCTTCACGGAGCCCTACAAGGAGAAG GTGCTGGCGGCCGtggccgggaccccccgggcCGCGCTGGTGCGGCGGTTCCTGGACGCGGCCGTGGGCGCCTGCCCCGAGCTCAGCTACGAGCAGGGCCAGATGCGGGCGCTGGGCTTCGGGGACGGGGACGTCAC gcagcTGGTGGCCGCGGGGGTTCTGACCGTGCGCGACGCCGGGAGCTGGTGGCTGGCGGTGCCGGGGGTCGGGCGCTTCATCCGGGCCTTCGTGCGCG GGCGCCAGGCGCTGCTGGGCGTGGTCCGGCGGGCGCGGCACCGGGAGCTGCCCCTGGGGGAGCTGCGGCAGCGAAggcccccccccggcgcccgcCTGGGGGTCACGTACCTCCTGCACGACCTGCTGGGGGCCCAGCTGCTGCGCAG CGTCCCCACCACCTCAGGTCCGATGCTGCGATTGGCCGAGTCCTGA
- the NEU1 gene encoding sialidase-1 codes for MGPTLQKVRPRVVREQLLWVSGEGRGGVHTFRVPLVVATPGGALLACAEGRKRSAADVGAKVIACRHSPDGGATWGPTRVAADDGWGGDGLNLGALAVVGDDVLLLFARCAHPPQACGPPSTHLLRSRDGGRSWGAPQNLSGVVGNEVFAPGPGYGIQKQRPPGRGRLVFCGHGTLERDGVSLLLSDDGGRRWRRGGVLPAIPFGAPRRPHDFTPDECQPYELPDGSIAVSIRNQGSFRCRCRMVARSWDGGETLPPRAVTFDPALVDPAVAAGVLVTAGLVFFSNPAHESQRVNLTLRWSFTNGTTWWGRGLQVWAGPSGYSSMAAPPPTAQGHSPLLYLIYEKGRSLSTESVSLATISIAGDL; via the exons ATGGGCCCCACCCTCCAAAAG GTGCGCCCACGGGTGGTGcgggagcagctgctgtgggtgagcggggaggggcgcgggggggtccACACCTTCCGGGTGCCGCTGGTGGTCGCCACCCCCGGGGGGGCCCTGCTGGCCTGCGCCGAGGGGCGCAAGCGCTCGGCCGCCGACGTGGGGGCCAAGGTCATCGCCTGCCGCCACTCCCCCGACGGag GCGCGACGTGGGGCCCGACGCGGGTGGCGGCGGACGACGGCTGGGGGGGGGATGGGCTGAACCTGGGGGCGCTGGCGGTGGTGGGGGACGACGTGCTGCTGCTCTTCGCCCGCTGCGCCCACCCCCCCCAGGCCTGcggcccccccagcacccacctcctgCGCAGCCGCGACGGCGGCCGCTCCTGGGGGGCCCCCCAAAACCTCTCGGGGGTCGTCGGCAACGAGGTCTTTGCTCCCGGGCCGGGATATGGCATCCAg AAGCAgcggccgccggggcgggggcgcctGGTGTTCTGCGGCCACGGGACGCTGGAGCGGGACGGGGTCTCGCTGCTGCTGAGCGACGACGGGGggcggcgctggcggcgggggggggtccTGCCCGCCATCCCCTTCggggccccccgccgcccccacgaCTTCACCCCCGACGAGTGccag ccctACGAGCTCCCCGACGGCTCCATCGCCGTCAGCATCCGGAACCAGGGCTCGTtccggtgccggtgccggatGGTGGCGCGGAGCTGGGACGGCGGCGAGACCCTCCCCCCCCGCGCCGTCACCTTCGACCCCGCCCTGGTGGACCCGGCCGTGGCCGCCGGCGTCCTCGTCACCGCCGGCCTCGTCTTCTTCAGCAACCCCGCCCACGAGAGCCAGC GGGTGAACCTGACCCTGCGCTGGAGCTTCACCAACGGCACCACGTGGTGGGGGCGTGGCCTGCAGGTGTGGGCGGGGCCAAGCGGGTACTCATCGAtggcggccccgccccccaccGCCCAGGGCCACTCCCCCCTCCTCTACCTCATCTACGAGAAGGGGCGGAGCCTCTCCACGGAGAGCGTCTCATTGGCCACCATCAGTATCGCTGGCGATCTCTGA